Proteins co-encoded in one Thamnophis elegans isolate rThaEle1 chromosome 1, rThaEle1.pri, whole genome shotgun sequence genomic window:
- the LOC116519297 gene encoding peroxisomal biogenesis factor 3-like, translating into MEYYITQLNTDKKKCFFLGAFIGGVYVLGKYGQKKMKEIQEREAAEYIAQARRQYHFESNQRTCNMTVLSMLPTLRDTLMYQLNSESLTSLLKNKPANKLEIWEELKIISFTQNIVAVYSTCMLVVLLRVQLNIIGGYIYLDNAAVCKNGTTLLAPPEVQQYLSSIQHLLGDGLTELISVIKKTVQNVFESVSLKHALSLLELEQKLREIRNVIEQPEDSASEETESQSKLYHYMISDEENPLAFQANELTEKDVATIKLLNETRDMLESPDFNRVLSSCLNRGFSRLLDNMAEFFRPTELDICHTGSVISLSSASLPLAKIIPIINGQIHSVCSETPSHFVQDLIMMEQVKDFAANVYEAFSTPQLEK; encoded by the coding sequence ATGGAGTACTACATAACTCAGTTgaatacagacaaaaagaaaTGCTTCTTCTTGGGCGCTTTCATAGGCGGGGTTTATGTACTTGGAAAATATggtcagaaaaaaatgaaagaaattcaagaaagagaagCAGCAGAATATATAGCACAAGCAAGAAGGCAGTATCATTTTGAAAGTAATCAGAGGACTTGCAACATGACAGTACTATCAATGCTTCCAACATTAAGAGACACTTTGATGTATCAGCTGAATTCTGAGAGCCTCACTTCCCTGCTAAAAAACAAGCCAGCCAATAAGTTAGAAATATGGGAAGAATTGAAGATTATAAGTTTTACACAGAATATTGTAGCAGTATACAGCACATGCATGCTCGTAGTTCTTCTCCGAGTCCAATTAAATATTATTGGTGGATACATTTACTTAGACAATGCAGCAGTTTGCAAAAATGGCACTACACTTTTAGCTCCCCCTGAAGTTCAACAATATTTGTCAAGTATTCAACACCTCCTAGGAGATGGCTTGACTGAGCTAATAAGCGTGATTAAGAAGACTGTGCAGAATGTGTTTGAGAGTGTTTCTCTCAAGCATGCCCTTTCCCTCTTGGAACTTGAACAGAAGCTAAGAGAAATTAGAAATGTAATTGAACAGCCTGAAGATTCTGCATCTGAAGAAACTGAATCACAATCTAAGCTGTATCATTATATGATATCGGATGAAGAGAATCCTTTAGCTTTCCAGGCTAATGAGCTTACAGAAAAAGATGTTGCTACCATTAAGTTACTTAATGAAACAAGAGATATGTTAGAAAGCCCAGATTTTAATAGAGTTTTGAGCAGTTGCTTAAATAGAGGGTTTAGTCGATTACTGGATAACATGGCGGAATTCTTCAGACCTACTGAACTGGACATATGCCATACTGGTTCTGTGATCAGTCTCTCCAGTGCCAGTCTTCCTCTAGCCAAAATAATCCCCATAATAAATGGACAGATCCATTCAGTCTGCAGTGAAACACCTAGCCATTTTGTTCAGGACTTAATAATGATGGAACAAGTGAAAGACTTTGCTGCTAATGTATATGAAGCCTTCAGTACCCCGCAACTAGAGAAGTAA